A genomic stretch from Colwellia sp. Arc7-635 includes:
- a CDS encoding MFS transporter, which translates to MSLPAKLRTPENLLLAMAFIMPLVFSVWMALLNNFVVEKASFTGVEIGILQSLREVPGFLAFTVIYVLLFIKEQKLALIALGLTSVGVAASGLFPSVIGLYLTTIIMSVGFHYFETVNQSLTLQWVSKEKTAHFLGRILSIKSIASLLAFSSIWLLMEQFSWSYQSTYLLFGGIALVFTLVLAFTFPHFVPPTEQSRRLILRKRYLLFYALTFFSGARRQIFVVFAGFLMVEKFHYSVADVSALFLINYVFNWLFAAKIGQFIGRVSERSVLRFEYIGLTILFILYGLVENANIAAVLYVIDHLFFALAIAIKTYFQKIALPEDIAASAGVSFSINHIAAVVIPALLGIVWIINASWVFYIGAGFACCSLLLTVFMPYAPKLNVEFRKKEKALVEQVL; encoded by the coding sequence ATGTCATTACCCGCTAAATTACGCACCCCAGAAAACCTACTACTTGCCATGGCATTTATTATGCCTTTAGTTTTTTCAGTTTGGATGGCATTGTTGAATAATTTTGTCGTTGAAAAAGCCAGTTTTACGGGCGTAGAAATTGGCATACTGCAAAGCCTAAGAGAAGTTCCTGGATTTCTCGCTTTCACTGTTATTTATGTTTTGTTGTTTATTAAAGAACAAAAGCTTGCCTTAATCGCGCTAGGATTAACCAGTGTAGGAGTTGCGGCATCAGGCTTATTTCCATCGGTCATAGGCTTATATCTAACCACCATTATTATGTCCGTTGGTTTTCATTATTTTGAAACTGTTAATCAGTCATTGACCTTACAGTGGGTCAGTAAAGAAAAAACCGCGCATTTTCTAGGTCGAATTTTATCTATAAAATCAATCGCCTCTTTACTCGCCTTTTCTAGTATTTGGCTATTGATGGAGCAGTTTTCTTGGAGCTATCAATCAACATATTTACTCTTTGGTGGCATTGCCTTAGTGTTTACCCTTGTTCTAGCATTTACCTTTCCTCACTTCGTACCGCCGACAGAGCAATCTCGTCGATTAATATTACGTAAACGCTATTTACTATTTTATGCCTTAACATTTTTCAGTGGCGCTCGTAGGCAAATTTTTGTCGTATTCGCAGGCTTTTTAATGGTCGAAAAATTCCACTATAGCGTAGCCGATGTCAGCGCATTATTTCTGATTAACTACGTTTTTAACTGGTTATTTGCGGCAAAAATTGGGCAATTTATTGGCCGAGTTAGTGAGCGAAGCGTTTTGAGGTTTGAATATATTGGATTGACTATACTGTTTATTCTTTATGGCTTGGTTGAGAACGCCAATATTGCTGCTGTACTTTATGTCATTGACCACTTATTTTTCGCGCTAGCTATTGCGATAAAAACCTATTTTCAAAAAATTGCCTTACCAGAAGATATTGCGGCAAGTGCAGGGGTTAGTTTTTCGATTAATCATATTGCCGCTGTGGTTATCCCTGCGTTACTCGGTATTGTTTGGATAATAAATGCTTCATGGGTATTTTACATTGGGGCGGGTTTTGCTTGCTGCTCGTTATTATTAACCGTATTTATGCCTTACGCGCCTAAGTTAAATGTTGAGTTTCGTAAAAAAGAAAAAGCACTTGTAGAACAAGTGCTTTAG
- a CDS encoding MazG nucleotide pyrophosphohydrolase domain-containing protein yields MNINELAKQNYDWVERMGWHNKTTLEALALVASEVGEAINECRGEKPTDDFGEELADIVLRVLDIAHWQGIDMEQALLDKMKINEQRGTRGRVK; encoded by the coding sequence ATGAATATTAATGAATTAGCTAAGCAAAATTATGACTGGGTTGAGCGTATGGGCTGGCACAATAAAACCACGCTAGAAGCCTTAGCTTTAGTTGCTTCTGAAGTCGGTGAGGCGATAAATGAATGTCGTGGTGAAAAACCAACAGATGACTTTGGTGAAGAGCTAGCGGATATTGTCCTACGAGTGTTAGATATTGCGCATTGGCAGGGTATTGATATGGAGCAAGCATTGTTAGATAAAATGAAGATTAATGAACAAAGAGGCACTCGTGGTCGTGTTAAATAA
- a CDS encoding HAMP domain-containing sensor histidine kinase: MNIFHSAKRLTFLYFSIVAAAIIIIHASVFEFTTEDLEYIYAKNKLLNIAEHSEKLFVTPDKIKRPYSEVITQGNTKADPSPIVYFDFTALPKIFPDPALIPYDIAIEVTTPADIETYFIMKKKLVINDKLIDVLITLNNTLYEMSEEQLFNSLSKQFITSFTLLLISLTVVLTIADKLTRPISTFAKILANKSSTDLSPISLPHGTQTSELVGMVETFNAYQKRIQNLIERERAFNRYASHELRTPLTVIHGATTLLGESDDKDFIEKQRQRLFKASNDMNEFIETLLNLTKPIDELALKVRKVSAGELSMLIEEHTNLILNKKIYWQLDLIAEPEIKMPSAAFHILLGNLVKNAFAYTDSGKIIIEAGSQHLRIIDTGNGLQKNNSNKGYGLGLLLVRDICQQYNCEFTISNNELAGCTATVFFATERAER, from the coding sequence ATGAATATATTCCACTCAGCAAAGCGCTTAACCTTTTTATACTTTTCAATTGTCGCCGCTGCAATTATCATTATTCATGCTTCAGTGTTTGAGTTTACCACTGAGGATTTAGAGTATATTTATGCAAAAAACAAATTACTCAATATTGCCGAACATTCAGAAAAACTGTTTGTAACTCCTGATAAGATCAAACGGCCTTATAGCGAAGTTATTACACAAGGTAATACCAAAGCAGATCCTAGCCCGATAGTTTATTTTGATTTTACAGCTTTGCCAAAAATATTCCCAGATCCTGCGCTTATCCCTTACGACATTGCCATTGAAGTTACGACCCCTGCCGATATTGAAACTTATTTCATTATGAAGAAGAAATTAGTTATTAATGACAAGTTGATTGATGTATTGATCACACTAAACAATACCTTATATGAAATGAGTGAAGAACAGCTTTTTAATAGCCTATCAAAGCAATTTATTACCTCCTTCACGCTGTTACTAATTAGCTTAACGGTCGTATTAACCATCGCGGATAAACTGACTCGCCCTATTTCAACTTTCGCTAAAATTTTAGCGAACAAAAGTTCGACTGACTTATCACCTATTTCGCTTCCTCATGGTACTCAAACCAGCGAACTTGTGGGTATGGTAGAAACCTTTAATGCTTATCAAAAACGTATTCAAAATTTGATTGAGCGAGAACGAGCTTTTAATCGATATGCTAGTCATGAGCTTAGAACGCCATTAACGGTGATCCATGGTGCAACCACCTTACTCGGTGAGTCGGATGATAAAGACTTTATTGAAAAGCAACGACAAAGACTTTTCAAGGCAAGTAATGATATGAATGAATTCATTGAAACCTTGTTAAATTTGACTAAACCCATCGATGAATTAGCATTAAAAGTAAGAAAAGTATCCGCTGGTGAACTTTCCATGTTAATAGAAGAACATACAAACTTAATACTCAACAAAAAAATTTACTGGCAACTCGATTTAATCGCAGAGCCTGAAATTAAAATGCCTTCCGCCGCTTTTCATATTCTCCTTGGCAACTTAGTTAAAAATGCTTTCGCTTATACTGATAGCGGAAAAATAATTATTGAAGCGGGTAGCCAGCACTTACGGATAATTGACACTGGTAACGGCTTACAGAAAAACAACAGTAATAAAGGTTACGGTCTCGGACTATTGCTTGTCAGGGATATATGCCAACAATACAATTGTGAGTTTACTATCAGCAATAATGAACTCGCTGGTTGTACTGCCACGGTGTTTTTCGCAACTGAACGAGCTGAACGCTGA
- a CDS encoding response regulator transcription factor, producing MKILLVEDHQEIAGVIFDFFEIKGFQLDYARDGQQGFELASSNHYDVIILDVMLPYLDGFSVCQKLRTQGVDTPILMLTARDSSQDMLDGFEKGADDYLVKPFDLHILAARLNALHQRNTGNMTKKSLTFSNLTLDLTNRTLTRNECVFQLNQTLFTIMKTLMLRAPEIATREEILNQVWQDDIPEEDVLRHHIYQLRSQIDKPFKHAYLHTIPKVGYQLKLEVQ from the coding sequence ATGAAAATATTGTTAGTAGAAGATCACCAAGAAATTGCTGGTGTTATTTTTGATTTCTTTGAAATTAAAGGTTTTCAACTAGATTACGCAAGAGACGGTCAACAAGGCTTTGAACTTGCTAGCAGTAATCATTATGACGTGATAATTCTCGACGTAATGCTACCTTACTTAGATGGTTTCAGTGTTTGTCAAAAATTACGAACACAAGGGGTGGATACACCAATATTAATGTTAACGGCTAGAGACAGCAGCCAAGACATGCTTGATGGCTTTGAAAAAGGTGCTGATGATTACTTAGTTAAGCCTTTTGATTTACATATTTTGGCTGCTCGGCTGAATGCCTTGCATCAACGAAACACCGGTAATATGACAAAAAAATCACTGACTTTTTCGAACTTAACACTCGACCTAACGAATAGAACACTGACTCGTAATGAATGTGTTTTTCAACTTAACCAAACATTATTTACTATTATGAAAACCTTAATGCTTCGAGCACCAGAAATTGCGACCAGAGAAGAAATACTCAATCAAGTTTGGCAAGATGACATCCCAGAAGAAGATGTTTTACGCCATCATATTTATCAATTGCGTAGTCAAATAGATAAACCATTTAAGCATGCCTATCTCCATACGATCCCTAAAGTCGGCTATCAATTAAAACTTGAAGTTCAGTAA
- a CDS encoding phosphoethanolamine--lipid A transferase codes for MIHLTGKNFRLPAIKLTANQLLLLTSLYFTLILNQPFLSGFIGAIIKLPQYQTLFLLSVPFLLFGLMTLLLSIFSIRYLMKPVFIVLTLVSTLVFYGTLNYGVVFDYGMIQNSVESHSAEAMSYLNAELLMFFLAFGVLPSLFIYHVKINYQSFPKELYQRAKLSALTLSSVCLIAYVFYPSYSAVARNNSHLTKYIVPSQYLSSGYKFARDSLFYSDTTFTIIDAKPTLVMSEPEVKRVTVMVVGETARAKSFSYNGYSKATNQFTQPYNIISFQDMQSCGTATAVSVPCMFSSLTRDDFDRRVADNQQNLLDLVDLAGVDVLWIDNNGCKGVCARVPTIKIDANQDDPLCDGEYCQDGILLKPLADKLNNLTAPSTLIVLHMMGSHGPTYYKRYPENHTVFEPECARSDIQNCSSEQLLNTYDNTIAYTDFVLSKVIENLAALPENIATSMLYVSDHGESLGESGAYLHGFPYALSPEEQRAIPLLVWLPKQESKQQCLQNIASTQDFNHDYIFHSMLGLLSVQSTRYQQPLDIFSQCSSPLNDPELQLSKTEEAK; via the coding sequence TTGATTCATCTAACCGGTAAAAATTTTCGACTGCCAGCAATAAAATTGACCGCTAACCAACTGCTATTGTTGACCAGTCTTTATTTCACCTTGATATTAAACCAACCATTCTTATCGGGCTTTATAGGCGCAATTATTAAATTACCACAGTATCAAACCCTTTTTTTACTATCAGTACCCTTTTTACTGTTTGGTTTAATGACGTTGCTACTCTCTATTTTTTCAATACGTTATTTAATGAAACCTGTGTTTATTGTGCTAACGCTAGTTTCAACGTTAGTGTTTTATGGCACCTTAAACTATGGAGTAGTTTTTGACTACGGCATGATTCAAAACTCGGTTGAAAGCCATAGTGCGGAAGCTATGTCATACCTTAATGCGGAACTATTAATGTTCTTTCTAGCTTTTGGTGTTTTACCTAGCTTGTTTATCTACCATGTTAAAATCAATTACCAGTCATTCCCAAAAGAGTTGTACCAACGCGCTAAGTTGAGTGCACTTACGTTGTCATCGGTTTGCCTTATTGCTTATGTTTTTTATCCAAGTTATTCAGCAGTTGCACGTAACAATAGTCACCTGACTAAGTATATAGTGCCTTCACAATATCTCAGCAGTGGCTATAAATTTGCTCGTGATAGCTTATTTTATAGTGATACCACATTTACTATTATTGATGCTAAACCTACATTAGTGATGAGTGAGCCAGAAGTTAAAAGGGTGACGGTAATGGTTGTGGGTGAAACAGCACGAGCAAAAAGCTTTTCTTATAATGGTTATAGCAAAGCGACTAATCAGTTTACTCAGCCTTATAATATTATTTCATTTCAAGATATGCAGTCATGTGGCACGGCGACAGCCGTTTCAGTGCCTTGTATGTTCTCCTCCCTAACACGAGATGATTTTGATCGCCGTGTTGCTGACAATCAGCAAAACTTACTAGACTTAGTTGATCTGGCTGGCGTTGATGTCCTTTGGATCGACAACAATGGCTGTAAAGGTGTTTGTGCTCGTGTACCAACGATTAAAATAGATGCTAACCAAGATGACCCTTTGTGTGATGGCGAATATTGCCAGGATGGCATTTTACTTAAGCCGTTAGCTGATAAACTTAATAACTTAACGGCGCCATCCACGCTTATCGTTTTACATATGATGGGCTCGCATGGCCCAACATACTACAAACGCTATCCAGAAAATCATACCGTTTTTGAACCTGAATGCGCGCGCAGTGACATTCAAAACTGTTCGTCAGAGCAATTGTTAAATACTTACGACAATACCATTGCTTATACTGATTTTGTTTTATCGAAGGTCATTGAAAATCTAGCGGCATTACCTGAAAATATTGCTACATCTATGCTCTATGTTTCTGATCATGGCGAGTCGCTAGGAGAATCAGGCGCTTACCTTCATGGTTTTCCTTATGCGCTATCTCCAGAAGAGCAGCGTGCTATCCCTTTGTTAGTTTGGCTCCCTAAGCAGGAATCAAAACAACAGTGTTTGCAAAATATAGCAAGCACACAAGACTTTAATCATGATTACATCTTTCATAGCATGTTAGGTTTGTTATCGGTACAAAGCACTCGCTATCAGCAACCACTAGATATTTTTTCACAGTGCTCATCACCCTTAAATGACCCAGAATTGCAATTGTCAAAAACTGAAGAGGCTAAATAA
- a CDS encoding diacylglycerol kinase, which produces MFDPKNKKQGISRVLSASKNTCRGLVWMTRNEAAFQQELAVSLILTFVSFMLDVTVIEQAILIIALLFVLFTETINTAIEAVVDRIGYEHHQLSGLAKDLASAAVFISMIIAIIIWGVVLAD; this is translated from the coding sequence ATGTTTGATCCTAAGAATAAAAAGCAGGGAATTAGTCGAGTACTATCAGCCAGCAAAAACACTTGTAGAGGCTTGGTGTGGATGACAAGGAACGAAGCGGCATTTCAACAAGAGTTAGCTGTAAGTTTGATTTTAACATTTGTAAGTTTCATGCTCGATGTGACTGTTATTGAACAAGCAATATTGATTATTGCTTTATTGTTCGTGCTGTTCACTGAAACCATTAACACCGCCATTGAAGCCGTGGTTGACCGCATTGGTTACGAACATCATCAATTATCAGGTTTAGCGAAAGATTTAGCATCGGCAGCGGTCTTTATTAGCATGATAATCGCCATTATTATCTGGGGCGTGGTATTGGCTGATTAA
- a CDS encoding transporter substrate-binding domain-containing protein, producing MINYPIILRKVINWFFPFVLLLSSHFSVGDTVTVWGEFHPPLNGYPDDNNPGFMIEIAEAILKKNGHKIDYILGPRERGVRMVLSGEIDCVVNAKIKDHSFLTFPEEPWGYHAATLFALPESTFKYHDVTQLEKIKLGAIAGMRYDNGPLDDYLKKKNINVSFSYGDDAMNKQVKKLMAGRTDVLVSCPLLMRGQLESMKFPEHVFKSVGEVKPFVGMYFACGSTSDKTKNIIKSINKAIPIMRESGELKTILDKYGEVDWVGIYQSLDFAH from the coding sequence ATGATTAATTATCCAATAATATTACGAAAGGTTATTAATTGGTTTTTCCCCTTTGTGCTACTGCTTAGTAGTCATTTTTCCGTTGGCGATACGGTAACTGTTTGGGGAGAATTTCATCCGCCATTGAACGGATATCCAGATGATAACAACCCCGGTTTTATGATAGAGATTGCTGAAGCTATTCTGAAAAAAAATGGTCATAAGATCGATTATATTCTAGGGCCTAGAGAGCGCGGGGTTCGAATGGTACTATCTGGTGAGATTGATTGTGTTGTAAACGCTAAGATTAAAGATCATAGTTTTCTTACGTTTCCTGAAGAGCCGTGGGGATATCATGCGGCAACTCTTTTCGCTTTGCCAGAATCAACCTTTAAATATCATGACGTAACACAATTAGAAAAAATAAAGTTGGGTGCTATTGCAGGCATGAGATACGACAATGGTCCTTTGGATGACTATCTAAAGAAAAAGAACATAAATGTGTCATTTTCATATGGTGATGACGCCATGAACAAGCAAGTTAAAAAACTAATGGCGGGTAGAACTGATGTGTTGGTTTCTTGTCCTTTGCTTATGCGAGGGCAGCTTGAGTCTATGAAGTTTCCTGAGCATGTATTTAAATCAGTAGGAGAAGTAAAGCCTTTCGTTGGTATGTACTTTGCCTGTGGCAGTACTAGCGATAAAACAAAAAACATTATAAAAAGTATCAATAAGGCTATACCTATTATGAGAGAGAGTGGTGAACTAAAGACTATTCTTGATAAATACGGTGAAGTTGACTGGGTTGGTATATATCAATCACTTGATTTTGCTCATTAA